Below is a window of Pseudomonas sp. B21-040 DNA.
AACCCAAAACTTTCAGCAACCCCAAAACCAATGTGTGCGAGCTTGCTCGCGATTGCGGCGTATCAGACAACGAATATGTCGACTGACAGGCCCTCATCGCGAGCAAGCTCGCTCCCACAGGGGTAGCGGTGGTCAGGCGAGTTCGGCGACTACGGCGGCGAGTGCCTTGGCCGGATCTGCCGCCTGGCTGATCGGACGGCCAATCACCAGATAATCGGAACCGGCGTCCAGTGCCTGGCGCGGGGTCAGGATGCGGCGTTGATCGTCTTGGGCGCTGCCCGCTGGACGAATGCCTGGCGTCACCAGTTGCAACGACGGGTGAGCCGACTTCAAGGCCTGGGCTTCCAGCGCGGAGCACACCAGACCGTCCATCCCGGCTTTTTCCGCCAGGGCGGCCAGGCGTAGCACCTGCTCTTGCGGCTCGATGTCCAGACCGATACCCGCCAGGTCTTCACGTTCCATGCTGGTCAGCACGGTCACGCCGATCAACAACGGCTTCGGCCCGGTACGCTGATCCAGCACCTCACGGCAGGCCGCCATCATGCGCAGACCGCCGGAGCAGTGAACGTTGACCATCCACACACCCATTTCCGCAGCGGCTTTGACGGCCATGGCAGTGGTGTTCGGGATATCGTGGAACTTGAGGTCGAGGAACACTTCGAAGCCCTTGTCACGCAGGGTGCCGACGATTTCCGACGCGCAACTGGTGAACAGTTCCTTGCCGACTTTTACCCGGCACAGTTTCGGGTCCAACTGATCGGCCAGCTTCAGTGCGGCGTCACGGGTGGGGAAATCCAGGGCGACGATGATAGGAGTCTGGCAGACGGACATGTGCGGGCTCTCAGGCAGGACGAAATCGGCGCGCATTGTAGCGGAACCAGCGACGCTGCGGGACCCGATGATCGGTAATTCGTCATCGCCGCTCAGGCAAGACTAGTCCTTTGGCCAATTGTGTCGAGCCCGATACACTCCCGACACGTCCACAACATCGTTCATCACTACCCTCGGCAGCCGCAACACGTCCTTACAGCACTTCCCGCCTCCGGGCCGGACGCCTATGCTGAAGCCACAACCTCGCAGCCCATCTTTGTGGTTGGCAGCCTCTCTGGCAGATGAACGCACGCATGCACAACTCCCAAGCCCCTTTGAAGGACGATCAAAAAGCGCCCGGCGACGACAAGCGCTGGAGCATTCGCGCCCTGATCGTCGACGATGACGTCCCGATTCGCGA
It encodes the following:
- the pyrF gene encoding orotidine-5'-phosphate decarboxylase; this translates as MSVCQTPIIVALDFPTRDAALKLADQLDPKLCRVKVGKELFTSCASEIVGTLRDKGFEVFLDLKFHDIPNTTAMAVKAAAEMGVWMVNVHCSGGLRMMAACREVLDQRTGPKPLLIGVTVLTSMEREDLAGIGLDIEPQEQVLRLAALAEKAGMDGLVCSALEAQALKSAHPSLQLVTPGIRPAGSAQDDQRRILTPRQALDAGSDYLVIGRPISQAADPAKALAAVVAELA